The Methanomassiliicoccales archaeon genomic sequence GGGCCTCACCGGCCGTCGAACCTGATCCAGACAGTAGATTGATGACCCCGGGGGGCACGCCTGCACGCTCATAGATATCGTACAGCATGTGCACCGCCAACGGCGCGGGCGTCGAGGGCTTCAGCACGGCGGTGTTCCCGGTGATGATGGCCGCGGTGAGCATGCCGGTGGAAATGGCGATGGGAAAGTTGAAGGGGCAGATCACTGCCCACACCCCATAGGGACGCATGACACTGATCGGCCTCTCATCTGGATACGCCGCCGGTCTCTTCTCGGTGAATCCGTTGCGTCTCTTCATCTGCTCCGCGTAATAGGAAATGAAATCGATGGCCTCGTCCACCTCGCCGACCGCCTCATAACGGTTCTTTCCGTTGTCGAACGTCACCGCCGCGGCGATCTCAAAAAGCTCCCTGCGCATGATCTCAGCGGCCTTGTGAAATATCACCAGCCTCTTGTCCAGGTCCATCACGGACCAGGCCTGATACGCCCTATTGGCGGAATCGATGGCCATGGACGCCTCTTTCTTTCCCCCTGACGAGAACTCTCCGATGACCATCCCGGTATCGATCGGGCTGGTGTCGGTGAAATATTTACCTGTGGAGACCGGCCTGCCGTCGATCATGCTCTCGTACTTGCTAGCCACGTCTAAGGACTGGGCGAACCTCTCTACCGCCCTTTCATACCTGGTGTGAAATGAGGCTTCCTCCCCATCTTTGACCATGATCTCGTAAGTGTTCTGATTCTTGAAGGTCACGCCTGTCTCCTCCATCATTGAATATGACGAGCATCTTTAATAAGCGCATCGAAACCTTGCTTCGCCTTCACACACCAGTTCCCGACACTACAACTTTATATTGGCGGGAACTCGATGGTACCTTATCGAGCTCGGAGAGGTTCCCTTGACCCATACCCACGATAGATCCGGACCGTTGGCAGCTGGCGATATCCTTATGATCGCACGAACGGAGCGGAAGCGCTTGCTTACCATGCTGGAAAACGTGGAAGGTGGAAACGTGGTAAGGGAATCGGTGCGTCGGGTGGTTGAGGGAACGAGCCCGGACGACCTTTGGACCGCCGACCTGGGAAAGATATTGGACCTGGTTAACCGTGACCTGGCCAAAGCGACGGGTTGCGAACCGATGGCTTTGAGGGAGAAGAGGACCTGGGAGCAGGCTGGGCTACTGGCACCGTTGACGGACGTTCCTCGAGGAGAGGCCTACGATCTGTTGCTGGGTGCCCGCGAATCCTTAGCCTGCTCCATCCTCAATTGGTGCTTGAGGGCGCTAAAGGCGTGCCCTGAAGAGATAGATGCCTTGCCGGAACTGCGACAACAGTTGCGGGAGGGAGAGGTCCGAGGATCGCTCCTGGAAGAGCACGGAGGGACGTGGTGCCTTCGCACCACGGACGATGGCCCGGTACAGCTCGAAGGTCGTCCGGCCCAGGTAATCGCCGCCTTCATGGACATGCGCCGAGAATTAGCCAGGGAATTAGGTTCGGCGACGGCCCATCTACCCCTGGCCATGAGCACCGGGGATCTGCCCTTGGCCATCGGCCAAGCGTTGATGGGGTTCCCTGTGCTGCTGACAGACCTCACCCTCGATCCCCTGGCGAAGGAGTTCCTCACCAACACCATGCGAGATCTCTTCCAGGGATCGCTCCTGAGCAGCGAGGATGACCTGAACAGGGAGATGGAGCGCCGCCGATGGTTGAGCGGGCTGCCCCATCGATACGACCCTCCGTCCCCGGTCGGGGTCAGTAACGTGCAGATCATCGCCTCGGGCTTCCAGGGAGCGGAGCTGCTGTTGGCTCTGGCCATGATAGCCGTTCTCTCGACGATCCAGAGGAGGGGAGATGTCCCGGTCGAGTATCCTGAGACGGGTTACTCCCTGCCATGCATCCTGGGTTGGGACGGGACGGAGGTCGGCAATGCCAGGGAACTGCTGGACGTGGTGAGAAGGTATTCCAACCTGCCAAAGGAGAGGAGCCTGGCCGCGGCGCTGACAGCCGGGCGCTCGGTCCTGATCGCCGTCGAGGCCTTGGAAGCGTTGCGCTATCTGGACGGGGACCCACACATCGGCTCCTCCACCGTGGGCTTCATCCCGGACAAGGTCCTCAGAGAGCTGGGACTGGCCTTCGTGGACGATACCATCCCCGGAGCGGCCGTGCTCATGGGCATCCCACATGACCGCAGGCAGCTGGTGACCACCGTCAGAGAGCTGCAGGCGCGGGGATTGCTCATCATGGCCGCGGACGAGGTGGTGCAGGTACTGCAGGAGAACGAGGTGCAGATGGGGCTGGAGATGATGCTCTATCCGCTGGGTAACTTCACCCAGCTGGTGCATTCATTGGATTTCCTGACCCGGGCCGCGCTTTCGTTCGGGGGGGTGCAGAAGGGGGACGCGGAACGGTTGTCCGCCTACTTGGCCAAGAGACCTAAGGCGTTCGTGCTGCACTTTGGACCTCTGGACTCCTGCCGGGCGGCCATGGCGCTGGCGGCGCTGACGCACGGGGTACCCATCATCACCGACCAGGAGGTGGAGGGCGTGCCGGACCTTCTGTTCCACAAGGAACCCCAACATATGCTCCAGGGGGGTCTGGAATCACGAGACATTCGCGTGGCGGTGACCATGGTGGACATCCCCGTGCCTTTCGGACCGGCGTTCGAAGGGGAGACCGTCCGTCGACCGGACACCTATCTGGAAGCGGGTGGGGGACGGACTCCGTCCTTTGAGCTTCTACGCAGGAGATCGGAGGACGAGGTCCGCGACGGAGAGGTTCTCGTCCTGGGACCGGAGGTGGATCAGATGGCCGAAGGCTCACAGACGCCCATGGCCATACTGGTGAACGTCTTCGGCAAACGCATGCAGGAGGATTTCGAATCGGTCATGGAAAGGCGGATACACCTCTACCTGAACTTCGCCGAGGGAGTATGGCACACCGGGCAGCGCAACATGAATTGGCTAAGAATTAGCAAGAAAGCACGTAGGGCGGGTTTCCGCCTGGAGCATCTGGGACGCATCTTGGTCACCAAATTGAAGGAGGAGTTCGGTAACATCGTCTCCAGAGTACAGATCATCATAATCACCGATGAGAAGGAGATCGAGCGCCGTCTGCCCGAGGCCCTGAGGGTATATCAGGAGAGGGAGGAGCGCATGGCCGGACTGACCGACGACAGCGTGGACACCTTCTATTCCTGCCTCATGTGCCAGTCGTTCGCCCCGGACCATGTGTGCGTGATAACGCCGGAGCGTCTGGGGCTCTGCGGGGCCATCAACTGGCTGGACGCTAAGACCGGCAAGGAGATCGTTCCGTCCGGACCCAACCAGCCCATAGCAAAGGGGGAGCCAGAGGACCTGGAGAAAGGATCTTGGAAGGGAGTGAACGAGGCGGTGACGGCCTTGACCCGCGGAAAGATATCCCGTTTCTGCGCCTACAGCATGATGGAGGACCCCATGACCTCCTGCGGATGTTTCGAGTGCATCGCGGCCATGAGCCCGGACATGCAGTCGGTGATAGTGGTGAGCCGGGAGTTCCCAGACATGACCCCATTGGGCATGAAGTTCTCCACCTTGGCCGGTTCCATCGGCGGGGGCCGGCAGACCCCGGGGTTCATCGGTATCGGTCGTCGTTACCTGATCAGTAAGAAGTTCATAACCGGGGACGGTGGGTTCCTGCGCATATCCTGGATGCCTTCCTCTTTGAAGAACAGCATGAGGGAAGAGCTTATTAATAGGGCCACGGAATTGGGAATGCCAGACTTTCTGGACAGGGTGGCGGACGAGACGACCGTCACCGACGCGGAAGGACTGATGAACTGGATGATCAAGGTGGACCACCCCGCCTTGAGAATGCCCTCGTTGCTTTGAGGTGTATGTAAATGGCGAACGTACCGTTGCCCAAGGAGAAATGGACAGGTTCCATAGGAGAGCTGGAACTGGGGAACCCCCAGGATAAGGGAGGTTCCCGTCGCCCGGTGAAGCTGGGTGGCAATCGAGGCATGCCCTTCCTGTCCTTCGAGGACGGCGAGCGTCGGATGATCGCCATGGCTGGACTGGTGGCCGACTCCCTGGAGGATGTGCCTCAGCCGGTACGGGACGCTTTCGGTGACGACGCTGAGGACCCGGTGCGCTGGGCGAGAGCGTGGGCGGCCCGCGGCGCCGACCTGATATGTCTTCGTCTGACATCCACCAACCCTGAGGAAGGGGACGCGTCCCCGGAGAGCGCGGCGGACACAGTCATGGCGGTCCTGAAGGCGGTGGACCTGCCGCTGATCGTCTACGGCAGCGGGCACGAGGAGAAGGACTCCAAGGTGCTGGAGAAAGTGGGCGAGAGGGCCAGGGGCGAGCGTCTGCTTCTGGGACACGCGGAGGAGAGCGCCTATAAGTCCGTGGCCGCCGCGGCCATGGCCAACGGCCACGCGGTGATCGGGTTCTCCAACCTGGACATCAACCTTGCCAAACAGATCGTGATTCTGCTCACCGATTTCGGGGTGGGTAAGGGCGACATCATGATCGACCCGCTCATGGCCGCCCTGGGCATGGGACTGGAATATTCCTACTCGGTCAACGAACGCATCAGGATATCGGCGCTCTCGGGCGACAGCATGCTGCGGGTGCCCATGATCTGTGACTGCACCTCCGCCTGGAAAGCTCGTGAGGCCACGGACGACGTTCCCCATGCCGGCGATACCCTGGAGAGAGGGATCTGGTGGGAGGCGACCACTGCCTTGGCCGCCCTGCTGTCGGGCGCGGACGTCCTGGTGCTCGGTCACCCCGAGGCCATGGAGCTCGCTCGGACGGCCGTTTCGGACCTGGGGGGTGAGGACTGATGGCCACGGCGATCGAGATTTTCAAACACCTGCCCAAGAAGAACTGCGGGGAATGCAAGTACCCCACCTGCCTGGCCTTCGCCATGCAGCTGGCCAACAACAAGGCCAAGCTCGATGACTGCCCCCACATGAGCGAGGCCGGTCGGAACGCCTTGGCCAGCTCATCCGCTCCGCCCATACGGTTAGTGCGCATCGGCACGGGAAGGAACATAGTGGAGATGGGGGACGAGACGGAACTGTACCGTCACGACAAGCGTTTCTTCCACCCTACCGCCTTCGCGCTGCGGGTAAGCGATGACCTGAGCATCGAAGAGCTGGAGAAGAAGGTCGATCACGCCCGCTCCTTGCACTTCGAGAGGGTGGGTCAGGTGCTCAAGTTCGACATCGTGGAGGTAGAATGCCGATCCGGAGACGGAGTGAGGTACGTACAGACCCTCGACCGTGTCTCCGAGTTGGTAGACTGGCCACTGGTGCTGCGCTGCCGCGACCCGGTCATAATGTCCGCCGCCGCCAACCGGATGAGGGAACGGAGGCCCCTGTTGCACGGTGCCGACCCTGACAACATCAAGGAGATGGTGGTGACGTCCAAAAGCTCGGGATGCCCGCTGGTCCTCTGCTCTGATGACCTGGGGAAGCTGGCCGACATGGTAGAAATAGCTCGCAAAGAAGGCGTGGAGGACCTGGTGCTTGACCCGATGCCCGGGAACATGAAGGACATGCTGGAGCGGTGCACGATCATCCGGCGCAGCGCCATCCGCAAGACCTTCCGTGGACTGGGGTACCCTATCTACATGGGCATGCCCGTTGGGAAGAACGGCATGCTGATGGCCCTGACAGCGGTCATGAAGTACGGCAGCCTGCTCTCGTTCGAAGAGATGCCATCATCACAGGCACTGCCGCTCCTGGTACTGAGACAGAACATCTACACAGACCCTCAGGTGCCCATACAGGTCAAGCCTGATCTGTACCCGGTGAACAACCCCGGGGCTGATGCTCCGATCCTCTTCACCACCAATTTCTCGCTCACCTATTTCACCGTGCTCTCGGACATCGAGAAGAGCAAGGTGCCTGTATGGCTGCAGGTGGTGGACACGGAGGGTCTCTCCGTGCTCACGGCCTATTCCGCGGGAAAGCTGACCGCCGACGGTGTGAGGAACGCGCTCGAGGCCAGCGGCGCTAACGGTAGATCGAACAGAGGCGTGCTGGTGATCCCGGGCATGGTGGCCCGGATGAGCGTCAAATTGAACGAGAGCACCGGACTGCAGATCGTCGTCGGACCCAAGGAATCCTCCGGCCTGCCCAAGTTCCTGAGGTCCATGAGCTGAACCCAGTGTTTTTTTAGAAACCATTATAATTTTCGTCCATCATGTGGGCCCATTTCGGACCTACGGTGAATCGATGCAACAAGGACCATATGACCCAAATCAAGGCGGCCCTCCGCAATATCAGGGACCGCAGCCGGGACCACAGCAATGGCCCCAGCAAAACCCTCCGAACCAATATCAGCAGGATCAACCGAACCAGTACCAGCAAGGGCCGAACCAGCAGTATCAGCCCTACCCGCCGTACCAACCGCCCAAGAAGAAACGCAACATGAAGTTGGTGGTGGCCGCGGTCGCCGTCGTGGCGATACTTCTGGTCGCCTCCATGGCCGTGCTGTTCTGGCCCACTGACGCCAACGGTGATGATCTTCCGGCCCATGAGGTCATACCGAAGATCATCGACATCGGCAGCTTGGTGACCGCCGCCACTGGCACCATCGGGTCGCTCGGCGGATCGATCTCCGTGAACAACCTGGCTAGCGCCGTGAACGGACTACGGATAGAGGTGCCCCAGGGAGCACTGGAATCTCCGGTGGACTTTGACATCAGATCCGCCGTGGTCAATGCCGCCCAGGGACTGCCTGACACCGGAAAGATCGTCAGCCGGATGATATCCATTGAAACGGACGGAACGAGCGATTGGGATGTCTTCAGGATGTTCGATAAGGTGCTCACTGTCACCCTGCCATACGATGACTCGTTGGTCACCGATGAAGAAGGGGTGCGTTTCTATCAATATGACGCGGAGAACCAGAAGCTGGAACCGACCGGGTTCCTGTGGCAGGACATGATCGCCAATACCATCACCTTCAATTCCGCCACCTTCTCCAAGTTCGTGGCCGTCGAATTGGCCATGAGCATATTCGAGGACATGAACTCCAGCTTCGCCGTGGACACTGGCTTCAGACCGAATAACGATGGATGGTTCATTCCGAACTACGGCTCCTACCTGGAGAACGGTGGACTATGCCTAGGCATGGTCTCCTACGCCAAATGGTACTACACCTATCACAATACCGGGGACGGCCTTTACGACCAATACCGCCAGGGAGACCAAGGCGAGTGGAGGGATGACAGCACCGCCATCGAGCTGGCCACCAGGGTGCAGATGGGAGTGCAGGGGATATGGGGCTCGTTGACCGCCGAGGAGAGGACCAACACATCAGCCAAGGAGACAGGGCTTAGCATCATTCACGGTATGCTCGTTTCCGGAGAGCCGCAGCTGGTCGGATTGAAGACCCGCTACGCCAGCGGAAACTGGGGTGCTGGTGGACATGCCATCCTGGCCTACAAGTACGAGGGTGGACGCTTCTACATGTACGATCCGAACAACCCGGGCAGCAACGTGAACAGCGCTCAGCAGCAGATGCCGTTCACCTATGGTGCCGGATTCACCGATATCTTCAAGTCCGGATTGAACGCGGCCAACCCGCTGCAGTTCAACGTGTTCTATCATGCCAGCGCCAAGGTGTTCAGTCCTTTGAACGCCTACACTGGATTGTATGAGAGCGCCCAGGTGGACTTCAATGGCAATTCGGTATTTCCGGAGATAGAACTGACCGACGAGGACAGCGATACCTACGGATACACGCCGATCGACACCGATGATGATGGCATACGGGACACCAGCGAGACCAAGTGTTGGATAACCGGGACCATAAGCGGTGGTCAGCGGGCGGTCAACACCACCCTGGTGTTCGTCGGCGATCAGAAGTTCGAGACCGCGGTGACGGACGGTGTCTTCCAGATAGAGGTGCCGTTGAAACAGGGCGATAACGACGTGGTGATCCTGGCGACCGATGGCAACACCTTCACCAATTGGGCCGGGTACTATCGGGAGACCATCGAAAGCACCGCCGCCCGCGGAGCGTTGACCGTGACCCTTAGCTGGGGACAGGGCAGCAGTGACGTGGACCTTCACGTCCTGGAGCCGTACGGAAGACACATCTATTACTCGAACAAGGCACCGGACGCCAACGCCCCTTACCTGGACGTCGATAATACAAATGGGTATGGTCCAGAGCACTACTATGCCACGGACGACATGTCCATGTACGATGCCAGCCACACGGTCATGAGCAACGATCTGTATGGGGATTACGAGATCGCCGTTCATTACTACGCGGACCACGACTCCGACTATGATAACTACCAGCCGATATCCTGGACGGTCACCATCTCGTACCTGGCCCTGTACATCGAGGCCACCGGGCAGGAGATCTGGGACGAGGTCACCTACTCCGGGTTCCTGGGAACGCCTGGAGGCAGCGGCAGCGCCCACTCCTTCGCCTCTGGGACCGGGTGGTCGGGAATTATGGAGTTCGAGTGCTACGAAGTGGCCCTGGACGACTACAACGTCCCCGAACCGCAGGACGTAGTGTTCACCTAAACCCCTTTCCTTTTCCTTTTTTTTAGAAAGCATTTTGATTTGACCTAGCAATGTCCCCTCATGTTACGGACCTTCGCCGTGGTCATGCTCCTGACCATCTGTCTTGCCTCTTTAGGACCGACGGTCATCGCCGACGAGGTCCCCGGAGCCCCGATGGACTTCGCCGCCGAGCGCGATGGCGCCAGGATCGTTCTGTCCTGGCAGCCGCCCGGTGAGGTGGATGTGATCCATTACAACGTCTACCGCGGCACGAACCCTGACGATCTGGCGTTCTATGATGACGTTGATGCCAACGTCACCGCTGGCTATGACACCGAGGTGCTGCGCGGAACGACCTATTACTACGCCATCAGCGCTAACGGCACCGCCGGCGAAGGACCGTTGAGCCCGGTCGTGATGGTGACGCCCCCCACGGACCAATATTCCACCCTGGTGATGAGCGCCATATTGATCGCGGTCATCGCTACGCTTCTTTTCGCCTACAGGAAGGGAAGATCTCCGGAATGAGCGATCGGATCTCCCGGGCCAGTGGCTCGTCCCCTTTGAGAGGCATGCCGTTGAACGCCGCCTCACGAACGGTTTCGTCCTCGTGCAGCATCAGGAAAGGGAGACCGGTCTCCGAGGCCATGCTTATCACCCGTTCCTCTTGACCCGGCCGAACGGAGTTGATGAGCAGCATCTTCCTCCCCACCTTCAGCTCCAGTTCCCCGGCGAGATCGGAGAGCCTCTTGGCGGTCGATATGCCTACCTGACTGGCGTCGGACACCAACAGCAGCAGGTCCATATTTCGGGCGGTACGGCGGGACAGATGCTCCATTCCCGCCTCGTTGTCCAAGATGACGTATGAATAAGAATCCATCAACTGGTCCACGAAGACCCTGAGCAGATTATTGACGTAGCAATAGCAGCCCGGACCTTCCGGCCGTCCCATGGTCAGCAGGTCTAGGGAATCGCCCTCGGAGAGTATCTCCCGTAATTTCAGCTTCAGGTACTCCTGCTTGCTCATGTCCTTGGGCAGCGTCCCCTGCTTGGAAAGCAATCCTTCCCGCACCTCTCCGACCGTGCCCTGCACGTCGACCCCCAATTTCTGCCCCAGGTTGCTGTTGGGATCGGCATCCACTGCCAGGACGGTCCCCTGCGCCGAAAGGGAGCGGACCAGAAGAGCAGATATCGTGCTCTTTCCCACGCCGCCCTTACCGGCCACGGCCACCAGGAAGCTCATGTCATGTTCCCAAGGCGATAGCGTTGGCGGATCGCCTCTACGGTGCCGTTGAGAAGCTCCAGAACCCTTTCCGCGTTCGGCAGGTCCAGACCTCCCAACCCGCACTGCGGGGTTATGAGCGAACGCTCCAATATCAGGTCCAGGTCCATGCCCTTGCGGAAGAGCATGTCCATGTAGTCCTCGAAGCGTTTCAATAACGTGCCCACCGTTTCCTTGGCGATCTGGTCCTCCATGTTCGGGATCAGTCCCCAGGCAATGCTCCCCCCTCGCTCCAGGAAGACAGTTACCTCCTTGGGGAAGAGCGACACGGTGTGGGCGTAATTGTAGGCGTCGAAGCTCAGCACGTCGATGTTGGTGGACAGCACCAAAGGCCAATCGGTGTTGCCGCAGCAGTGCAGTCCTTTCACCGCATCGACCCCGTCCAGCACCTCGTTTATCCACTCCACTACCTGCCTTTGGGAGATGGAGGCGAACGGCGTGCCGATGAGGGTCAGGGATGGTTCGTCCAAGAACAGCATGGGACTGTCGGACATCTCCCTCAGCTTCTTGACCTGCCATTTGGCCTGCATGTTCAGGTTGCGGCGGATTATCTCCCCGTACGCCTCGTCGTATATCACCGGTTTACCGTTGAGGTCCAATATCTGAAGCCCGACGCTCACCGGACCGGTGATCTGTCCCTTCACCGCTCTAAACTTTTTTCCCTTGGCCGCCTCCAGCAAGGCGTACAGTCCACGAAAGTTCTGTTTGGAGTGGAAGAAATGTTCCACATCGTCGGAGACCACCGCGGTGTAGAACATTTCCGGATCGTAATCGTTCAGGTCCACGGTCAGTCGCTTCTTGTGACCGTCGACCTTCACCCCTGGAAGCCGGGTGGAGAACTGGGCGTACATGTTCTCCCCGAAACCCAACGAGGGAAGCTGAGGCCAGTAAGGCACCTCCTTCATGCAGGAGAGCATCAGGTCTATAGCCTCCTTTGGGTCCTTATGGGGAAATGACCCGATGCCCGTGGCAGCGCAGTTCCAGACCATGCCCCAAAGTATTCCTGGGCGCTAATAAACTATTTGGTGGCCCGAACGGTTAAAAAATAGTGGTCTATGGATATCTGATCGCCGGTCTCCTCGATCCTCATTCGGCGCCGCAGATCGGAGGAGAGCGCGGCAACGGTCCTCTCTATCTCCCTGGCGTCATCCGGTTCGGCGTTTCCGGTGAGCGATGTCAGGGGCAGATGCCGCCTATACTCCCGGACCTGCCGGAGGTTCAGTCCAGCTTTCTGAACGGCGAGCTTCCATTCCCCGACCCCGTACTCTCGGACGTGCGATGGATCGTGCAAACGGTCCAGAAGGTTCATGGTGCGGTCTATCTCCTCGTCGTCTGGCACGCTGCGGTCGTCAATGACCATGGTCCCGCCCTCCTTCAGCACCCTGGTCATTTCTGTCATCGCTTTCCCGAGATCGGAGAAGTGGTGAGGAGCGCGACGGCAACTGACCACGTCGAAACATTGGTCGGGGAAGGGGAGAAGGTTGACGTCGCCCTGCAACCAGTGCATGTTCTTCAGACCACTTTCCTCCGAAATCTTTCCAGCCAGTTCCAGCATTTCCCGGGTCATGTCCAGACCCACTACCATCGAGGCCTGGGGGGAAAGGGCCATGGCGGTATGCCCGGTACCCGTGGCCACGTCCAGTACCTTTCTCCCGCGTAGTTCGCCGCACAGCTCACAGACCATGGCCAGCACCTCCCTGTCCGCGTGGACGCCGCTATCGACATAGAAGGACGCCCTCCTGCCGAAGACCTCCTGGACCTTCCGGGTGCTCATGCACCATAATCTGCATGATTTTATTTCAACGATGTCGAATACATTTATGACCCGTCCCAATAATATATCGGTATGCGGCTCATCACCCTCAACCTGACCAAGCCCAATGCGTCTGTGGAGTTCTATGGTTGCCCCATGCAGTGCAAGTACTGTTCCCACACCACGGCGAGGTTCAAGGATCACACCATCGATCAGGTGGTGCATGCCCTTTCGGACAATGGCATACGGAGCGTCTTCATAGGCGGAGCGGAACCATCCGTGCATCAGAAGGAGGCATTGGACCTCATCTACATATTGCACAAACGGGGCAAGGATATATTGCTCAAGACAACGGGACATGACCCCGATTTCGTCGCCTCCACCAAGGGAATGGTCTCCCGATACATATTGGAGATCAAGACCCCCCTGGACGACCCACAGAGCTTCAGCCGGTTGACCACCTACAACCTTGAAAGATCGAAGGAGCAGTTGGAGAACGTCAAGAAGACGTTGGACATACTCAAGGGAGAGAAGGTCAGGGCGACCCTGCGCATCATCCCCGACATCTACGACATGAACATGGTGGAGAGGATCGCCAAGGACCTGAAGGGGCACGTCGATGAACTGCTCATCACGCAGTTCCTGTCCAACCAGAACGATGTCTCCTTCGCAGGTATATTCAATCCTGGCCCGCCGCAGGAGATGATGTTCGATATGGGGAAGGTGGCACGCAGGCATATTCCCCGGGTGCGTGTAAGGGGCAACGGTTTCGACGAAACGCTCTAATCCAAACGCAACGACGGGAATCGGTCCAGATCGGTGTGGGGCAGGAACGATGCCGAAGAGAAGCGGTCGAAGAAGCGTTGATCGGTCGATAGCTCGATGTAGGTCATGGAGCGGTGCACCTGCAACGCCTCCTTCCTCTTCTCCTTGGAGAGAAGGCAAAGGCGTGCTCCGTCCAGTGAGGCGTTCCCCAGGAATGTGAACCTGTCCCGAGGCAGGTCCGGCAGCAGCCCGATGGCGATGGCGTTGTCTATATCGATGTGATAGCCGAAACCGCCGGCGATGTACACCATCTCCAGATCGTTGAACGTCAGACCGGCCGTGTCCAACAGCACTTCGGCCGCGGCGTAGATGGCCGCCTTGGTGCGGATGATGTTGGCTATATCCTCCTCGGTGATCGTTATGTCCCGTCTCCGCTCAACTTTCTCCTTAGGACAGCATGAAAGATCGGTGGCCCGGACGTCATAGCCGTCCTTCTCCGCGTCCCTGGAATAGACCAAGACATATTCCGGACCGGACTCTCCAGATCGAACTCTCCCGTCCTCCTGTAGCCTTCCCTTCTTGTCGACCACCCTGGTAACGAAGAGCTGGGCCAGGAGGTCGATGAGCCCGGAGCCGCACAGGCCCTTCGGCCTGACCTCGCCGATGGTGTGGAACTCCACTCCGTCCTTTAGGGAGACGCGCTCTATCGCCCCGTCCCCAGCCCGCATACCGTGGCATACCTCCCCGCCTTCGAAGGCCGGCCCGGCGGAGGCCGAACATGCCAGTAACCATTCCTTACCGCCAAGGACGACCTCCCCGTTGGTGCCCACATCGATGAGCAGGCTGACGCCGTCCTGGGAGGTCAGGCCGCTGGCCACGATGTCCGCCACCACGTCCCCTCCGACGAAACTGGCCCGGCCTGGTACCGTGTACACGGCGGCCAACGGATTCACCTTCAG encodes the following:
- a CDS encoding fibronectin type III domain-containing protein, which produces MLRTFAVVMLLTICLASLGPTVIADEVPGAPMDFAAERDGARIVLSWQPPGEVDVIHYNVYRGTNPDDLAFYDDVDANVTAGYDTEVLRGTTYYYAISANGTAGEGPLSPVVMVTPPTDQYSTLVMSAILIAVIATLLFAYRKGRSPE
- a CDS encoding AAA family ATPase gives rise to the protein MSFLVAVAGKGGVGKSTISALLVRSLSAQGTVLAVDADPNSNLGQKLGVDVQGTVGEVREGLLSKQGTLPKDMSKQEYLKLKLREILSEGDSLDLLTMGRPEGPGCYCYVNNLLRVFVDQLMDSYSYVILDNEAGMEHLSRRTARNMDLLLLVSDASQVGISTAKRLSDLAGELELKVGRKMLLINSVRPGQEERVISMASETGLPFLMLHEDETVREAAFNGMPLKGDEPLAREIRSLIPEIFPSCRRKEA
- the acsC gene encoding acetyl-CoA decarbonylase/synthase complex subunit gamma translates to MATAIEIFKHLPKKNCGECKYPTCLAFAMQLANNKAKLDDCPHMSEAGRNALASSSAPPIRLVRIGTGRNIVEMGDETELYRHDKRFFHPTAFALRVSDDLSIEELEKKVDHARSLHFERVGQVLKFDIVEVECRSGDGVRYVQTLDRVSELVDWPLVLRCRDPVIMSAAANRMRERRPLLHGADPDNIKEMVVTSKSSGCPLVLCSDDLGKLADMVEIARKEGVEDLVLDPMPGNMKDMLERCTIIRRSAIRKTFRGLGYPIYMGMPVGKNGMLMALTAVMKYGSLLSFEEMPSSQALPLLVLRQNIYTDPQVPIQVKPDLYPVNNPGADAPILFTTNFSLTYFTVLSDIEKSKVPVWLQVVDTEGLSVLTAYSAGKLTADGVRNALEASGANGRSNRGVLVIPGMVARMSVKLNESTGLQIVVGPKESSGLPKFLRSMS
- the acsB gene encoding acetyl-CoA decarbonylase/synthase complex subunit alpha/beta; translation: MTHTHDRSGPLAAGDILMIARTERKRLLTMLENVEGGNVVRESVRRVVEGTSPDDLWTADLGKILDLVNRDLAKATGCEPMALREKRTWEQAGLLAPLTDVPRGEAYDLLLGARESLACSILNWCLRALKACPEEIDALPELRQQLREGEVRGSLLEEHGGTWCLRTTDDGPVQLEGRPAQVIAAFMDMRRELARELGSATAHLPLAMSTGDLPLAIGQALMGFPVLLTDLTLDPLAKEFLTNTMRDLFQGSLLSSEDDLNREMERRRWLSGLPHRYDPPSPVGVSNVQIIASGFQGAELLLALAMIAVLSTIQRRGDVPVEYPETGYSLPCILGWDGTEVGNARELLDVVRRYSNLPKERSLAAALTAGRSVLIAVEALEALRYLDGDPHIGSSTVGFIPDKVLRELGLAFVDDTIPGAAVLMGIPHDRRQLVTTVRELQARGLLIMAADEVVQVLQENEVQMGLEMMLYPLGNFTQLVHSLDFLTRAALSFGGVQKGDAERLSAYLAKRPKAFVLHFGPLDSCRAAMALAALTHGVPIITDQEVEGVPDLLFHKEPQHMLQGGLESRDIRVAVTMVDIPVPFGPAFEGETVRRPDTYLEAGGGRTPSFELLRRRSEDEVRDGEVLVLGPEVDQMAEGSQTPMAILVNVFGKRMQEDFESVMERRIHLYLNFAEGVWHTGQRNMNWLRISKKARRAGFRLEHLGRILVTKLKEEFGNIVSRVQIIIITDEKEIERRLPEALRVYQEREERMAGLTDDSVDTFYSCLMCQSFAPDHVCVITPERLGLCGAINWLDAKTGKEIVPSGPNQPIAKGEPEDLEKGSWKGVNEAVTALTRGKISRFCAYSMMEDPMTSCGCFECIAAMSPDMQSVIVVSREFPDMTPLGMKFSTLAGSIGGGRQTPGFIGIGRRYLISKKFITGDGGFLRISWMPSSLKNSMREELINRATELGMPDFLDRVADETTVTDAEGLMNWMIKVDHPALRMPSLL
- a CDS encoding methyltransferase domain-containing protein; amino-acid sequence: MSTRKVQEVFGRRASFYVDSGVHADREVLAMVCELCGELRGRKVLDVATGTGHTAMALSPQASMVVGLDMTREMLELAGKISEESGLKNMHWLQGDVNLLPFPDQCFDVVSCRRAPHHFSDLGKAMTEMTRVLKEGGTMVIDDRSVPDDEEIDRTMNLLDRLHDPSHVREYGVGEWKLAVQKAGLNLRQVREYRRHLPLTSLTGNAEPDDAREIERTVAALSSDLRRRMRIEETGDQISIDHYFLTVRATK
- a CDS encoding acetyl-CoA decarbonylase/synthase complex subunit delta is translated as MANVPLPKEKWTGSIGELELGNPQDKGGSRRPVKLGGNRGMPFLSFEDGERRMIAMAGLVADSLEDVPQPVRDAFGDDAEDPVRWARAWAARGADLICLRLTSTNPEEGDASPESAADTVMAVLKAVDLPLIVYGSGHEEKDSKVLEKVGERARGERLLLGHAEESAYKSVAAAAMANGHAVIGFSNLDINLAKQIVILLTDFGVGKGDIMIDPLMAALGMGLEYSYSVNERIRISALSGDSMLRVPMICDCTSAWKAREATDDVPHAGDTLERGIWWEATTALAALLSGADVLVLGHPEAMELARTAVSDLGGED